The genomic DNA GGCTCGCCAAAATACGTTGTAGGAATGAATATTTGCTCAGAGTAAAGTTCCTTTCCTGAAGCTGTATACCAGGTTTGTTTACTCTTTTTTTCTTTCTTTTCCGAGAGGACAAGATCTATCATTTCATCAATTTTCGAATGCTCCTCTAAATGAAGATATTTATAAATACTTGTTCCTAGCATCTCTGTATAACTTCCAGCCTCGAACATTTTTACACCAGATTCATTAATAAATACCCACCGGTTGTCATATACCACCGCTATTGTATCAATAGAGTTATGGATTATGTTTTGATATCGTTCTCTACTTTTTTGAAGGATTCCTTGAAAGTTTTTTCGAGAAGAGATATCGTCTAATACAAAATACTCAAAAAGATGCCCTTGCAGTGTTACTGAAGACAGTCGTACATCTACATCAATAATTGAATGGTCTAATCTTTGCCATTTTTCCTCAATAACACCCACTGTGTAACCGTCATGAATGGACTTTAACCTTTTCTCTATAACAATATGAAAGGGTACAAGTGCGAACTGATAGATGTCTAGTCCAATAATGTCTTCTTTCTTTCTAGCACCTAACAATCGTCTTGATGCTTCATTAACATACACAATTCTTCCATTATCGGCTAGGATAATAGCATAAGGGGTAACCTCCACTAAAGAAAATGAATCTTCCTTAGTAAAGAGCAACTCAGTCTCCTCTTTTTTACTAGTCGACAGAAGCTCTAGTGTAGGTTTACTTCTTAATGTATCTTGATTATTTACAGTTATTTGTAATAAAATTTCTTCCGCGTTAGATGAGCGGGACTTTTTAACTAGGTCTATTTTACTATCAACCCATAAGTATGTTTTATCCTTATGAAGGATCCTGAATGTGCAAGGTTCATGAGTTGTTTCATTAAAAAAATAACTTTCTACTAAAAATTGGTCATCCTCATGGATAAAGCTTTTAATATATGTACCAATTAACTCACTTTGGGAGAATCCTAGAATTTCCTCACAGTTTGAGGATATATAAAGAACTTTACCACTTGAATTAACAGATAATACTAGATGCACAAATGAAATATCATTTACTGTTTCATTTACAAAAGAATGATTGGTTGAGAAAGCTCCTGTTTCTGGTTTCATTGGTAGAATATATCCCCCCTTAATAAGGTGATCAGTAGAAAACCTATGATTCACTTTTTTAGCTGCAAATTCATCTACTTCTACCTTAATTTAGAAATATTATTCAAGCTATAGGAATTAATGCTT from Cytobacillus luteolus includes the following:
- a CDS encoding PAS domain S-box protein yields the protein MKPETGAFSTNHSFVNETVNDISFVHLVLSVNSSGKVLYISSNCEEILGFSQSELIGTYIKSFIHEDDQFLVESYFFNETTHEPCTFRILHKDKTYLWVDSKIDLVKKSRSSNAEEILLQITVNNQDTLRSKPTLELLSTSKKEETELLFTKEDSFSLVEVTPYAIILADNGRIVYVNEASRRLLGARKKEDIIGLDIYQFALVPFHIVIEKRLKSIHDGYTVGVIEEKWQRLDHSIIDVDVRLSSVTLQGHLFEYFVLDDISSRKNFQGILQKSRERYQNIIHNSIDTIAVVYDNRWVFINESGVKMFEAGSYTEMLGTSIYKYLHLEEHSKIDEMIDLVLSEKKEKKSKQTWYTASGKELYSEQIFIPTTYFGEPAIQVIIRDITERKQAEELMLKSEKLSIAGQLAAGIAHEIRNPLTAIKGFFQLIKTDQQQQYFDIVESELNRIEAILSELLVLSKPTEIRFKRTNIEILIKDVMTLLETQAIMNNIQLNLSFMKTESIIMCDENQIKQVFINLIKNAIDAMPNGGVITISTEVLDKQISISVMDEGVGIPEHIVKRIGEPFYTTKEKGTGLGLMVSFKIIENHQGTITISSEMNKGTTITVALPLED